One Bacillus andreraoultii genomic region harbors:
- the gltX gene encoding glutamate--tRNA ligase: MSDIRVRYAPSPTGHLHIGNARTALFNYLFARNQNGKFIIRIEDTDQKRNIAGGEESQLKYLKWLGMDWDEGVDVGGEFGPYRQTERLDIYKKHYNDLLDRGLAYKCYCTEEELEKEREEQIANGQAPRYSGKCRHLTKEDQERYEAEGRKPSIRFHVPEGKVYRFNDIVKGEVTFDSEDIGDFVIAKKDGMPLYNFAVAVDDHLMNITHVLRGDDHISNTPKQLMIYEAFGWKPPTFGHMTLIVNENHKKLSKRDESIIQFIEQYESLGYLPEALFNFIALLGWSPVGEEEIFSREELIHIFDPARLSKSPAVFDRQKLVWMNNQYMKKLPVERVIELALPHLISAGRVSENPTDKELAFAHKLIALYQEQMSYGAEIVSLSELFFKDELHYDEQGKAILGEEQVPEVLQAFIQELEQLENFEASEIKAAIKRVQKLTGHKGKKLFMPIRVAVTGQEHGPELPNTVELLGKEKVISRIRNVLS; this comes from the coding sequence ATGAGTGACATACGTGTTCGCTATGCTCCGAGCCCAACAGGTCATTTACATATCGGAAATGCAAGAACTGCTCTTTTTAATTATTTATTTGCTCGTAATCAAAACGGGAAATTCATTATCCGAATTGAAGATACGGACCAAAAGCGAAATATTGCTGGCGGAGAGGAAAGCCAGTTAAAATATCTGAAATGGTTAGGTATGGATTGGGATGAAGGTGTTGATGTTGGAGGAGAATTCGGTCCATATCGGCAAACGGAACGTCTTGATATCTATAAAAAGCACTATAACGATTTATTAGATCGAGGTTTGGCATATAAATGTTACTGTACGGAAGAAGAATTAGAAAAAGAACGTGAGGAACAAATTGCAAATGGACAAGCGCCGCGTTATTCAGGTAAGTGCCGTCATTTGACAAAAGAAGATCAAGAACGATATGAAGCAGAAGGACGTAAGCCAAGCATTCGCTTCCATGTTCCTGAAGGCAAAGTCTATCGTTTTAATGATATCGTTAAAGGTGAAGTTACGTTTGATTCGGAGGATATTGGTGATTTTGTTATTGCAAAAAAGGACGGTATGCCTCTATATAATTTTGCCGTAGCAGTAGATGATCACCTAATGAATATTACTCATGTACTTCGTGGGGATGACCATATTTCTAACACACCAAAACAATTAATGATTTATGAAGCTTTTGGTTGGAAACCACCTACGTTTGGCCATATGACGTTAATTGTTAATGAAAACCATAAAAAACTAAGTAAACGTGATGAATCCATTATTCAATTCATTGAACAATATGAATCCCTTGGATATTTACCTGAAGCATTATTTAATTTCATTGCTCTTTTAGGTTGGTCACCAGTAGGGGAAGAAGAAATATTTTCGCGTGAAGAATTAATTCATATATTTGATCCAGCAAGATTGTCGAAGTCTCCGGCTGTTTTTGACCGACAAAAACTAGTTTGGATGAACAATCAATATATGAAAAAGTTACCAGTTGAAAGAGTGATTGAACTAGCACTTCCACATTTAATTAGTGCAGGAAGAGTATCGGAGAATCCAACAGATAAAGAATTAGCTTTTGCTCATAAACTGATTGCTCTTTACCAAGAACAGATGAGTTATGGTGCAGAAATTGTGTCTTTATCCGAGCTATTCTTTAAAGATGAACTTCATTATGATGAACAAGGAAAAGCTATCTTAGGAGAAGAACAAGTACCAGAAGTGTTGCAAGCATTTATCCAAGAACTTGAGCAATTAGAGAATTTTGAAGCTAGTGAAATTAAAGCTGCTATTAAACGAGTTCAAAAGTTAACTGGCCATAAAGGGAAAAAGTTATTCATGCCAATTCGTGTTGCTGTGACAGGACAAGAA
- the ispF gene encoding 2-C-methyl-D-erythritol 2,4-cyclodiphosphate synthase: MLRIGQGYDVHQLVVNRPLIVGGIEIPYEKGLLGHSDADVLLHAITDACLGAVGLVDIGTHFPDNDNAYKGVDSALLLKQAWELVKQKGYNLVNMDCTIIAQKPKMAPYIPLMKARIAQIIQVEEDQINVKATTTEKLGFTGREEGIASLAVVLLESNKK, encoded by the coding sequence TTGTTACGTATTGGACAAGGATATGATGTCCATCAACTAGTAGTTAATAGACCGCTAATTGTTGGTGGCATTGAAATCCCATATGAAAAGGGATTGTTAGGGCACTCAGATGCAGATGTTTTATTACATGCAATAACGGATGCTTGTCTTGGAGCGGTTGGACTTGTGGATATTGGTACACATTTCCCGGATAATGATAATGCTTACAAAGGCGTAGATTCAGCACTGTTATTAAAGCAAGCGTGGGAACTGGTGAAACAAAAAGGCTATAATCTTGTAAATATGGACTGTACAATTATTGCCCAAAAGCCAAAAATGGCCCCGTATATCCCGTTGATGAAAGCGAGAATAGCTCAAATTATTCAGGTTGAAGAGGATCAAATTAATGTAAAAGCAACAACGACGGAAAAGCTTGGTTTTACAGGAAGAGAAGAAGGAATTGCATCACTTGCAGTTGTTTTATTAGAATCAAATAAAAAATAA
- the ispD gene encoding 2-C-methyl-D-erythritol 4-phosphate cytidylyltransferase has product MEYHVIIPAAGMGKRMGADKNKLLVEIEGAPIIIHTLSVFEQDEWCKSITLVVNKHDQKEVNQLVSKYNLMKVANVVEGGKERQESVFKGLEQIEGESIILIHDGARPFVKQHFVHQLVEKAASKGAAILAVPVKDTIKKVNNHLVEETINRATLMSIQTPQAFQLSLIKEAHRQAHQDGFIGTDDASLLERMGRKVYIVEGDYDNFKITTPEDLHFAKAIIKKRNR; this is encoded by the coding sequence ATGGAATATCATGTAATTATCCCGGCAGCTGGTATGGGGAAACGAATGGGTGCAGATAAAAATAAGTTGCTTGTTGAAATTGAAGGAGCTCCAATTATAATACATACATTATCCGTATTTGAACAAGACGAATGGTGTAAGTCTATTACACTTGTTGTTAACAAGCACGATCAAAAAGAAGTGAATCAGCTAGTTAGCAAATATAACTTAATGAAAGTAGCGAATGTTGTAGAAGGTGGAAAAGAGAGACAGGAGAGTGTCTTTAAAGGTCTTGAACAGATTGAAGGGGAATCAATTATATTAATCCACGACGGAGCAAGACCATTTGTAAAACAACATTTTGTTCACCAGCTCGTTGAAAAAGCCGCAAGTAAGGGAGCGGCAATTCTTGCGGTACCTGTTAAAGATACGATAAAAAAAGTGAATAATCATTTAGTTGAGGAAACCATTAATCGGGCCACGCTTATGTCGATACAAACACCGCAAGCTTTTCAACTTTCTCTTATAAAAGAGGCTCATAGACAGGCTCATCAAGATGGTTTTATAGGTACAGATGATGCAAGTCTACTGGAGAGAATGGGACGAAAAGTTTATATTGTTGAAGGAGACTATGATAATTTTAAAATTACAACACCTGAAGACTTACACTTTGCAAAGGCGATTATTAAAAAAAGAAATAGGTAG